From a single Miscanthus floridulus cultivar M001 chromosome 8, ASM1932011v1, whole genome shotgun sequence genomic region:
- the LOC136469469 gene encoding putative protein FAR1-RELATED SEQUENCE 10: MPDLESLLEYNEIVRKMFANEEEGFQFYNNDGFEKGFSVRRSYCEWDNGHNEMTLRKFVCSHQGFREEKQLKRAIKKRKLRNITRVGCLAKFVIARDQFIGQWYVKDFIDEHNHPMVPAELTCLLRSHRRINDE, from the coding sequence ATGCCGGATCTTGAGTCTTTGCTGGAGTACAATGAAATTGTTAGGAAGATGTTTGCTaatgaagaagaaggatttcaGTTCTATAACAACGACGGTTTTGAGAAAGGATTTAGTGTGAGGAGAAGCTATTGTGAGTGGGACAATGGCCATAATGAGATGACTCTTCGGAAGTTCGTTTGCAGTCATCAAGGTTTCCGTGAGGAGAAGCAGCTGAAGAGGGCGATTAAGAAGCGGAAGCTACGGAATATTACCCGTGTTGGATGCCTTGCTAAATTTGTGATTGCACGAGATCAGTTCATAGGGCAGTGGTATGTGAAGGATTTCATTGATGAACACAACCATCCGATGGTGCCAGCAGAGCTTACTTGTCTGCTACGTTCACATAGAAGAATCAACGATGAGTAG